The following coding sequences are from one Abditibacteriaceae bacterium window:
- a CDS encoding response regulator has product MSDSRKIPQPITILLADDSEDDRLMTREAMAESFVINSLIEVEDGEELMDYLHRRGEYDQTPPVPRPGLILLDLNMPRKSGKEALEEIKADPILRRIPIVVLTTSDDADDIERSYELGVSSFITKPVTFSALVDVMKTFGKYWIEIVAIPYYDEE; this is encoded by the coding sequence ATGTCCGACTCCAGAAAAATTCCCCAACCTATTACCATACTTCTTGCTGATGATAGCGAAGACGACCGCTTGATGACACGCGAAGCGATGGCTGAAAGTTTCGTCATTAACTCGCTGATTGAAGTAGAAGATGGCGAAGAGCTCATGGATTACTTGCATCGGCGCGGCGAATACGACCAGACGCCTCCGGTTCCGCGTCCCGGCCTCATTCTTCTCGACCTGAACATGCCGCGCAAAAGCGGAAAAGAAGCCCTTGAAGAAATCAAAGCCGACCCGATTCTGCGTCGTATTCCGATTGTTGTGCTGACAACCTCTGATGATGCAGACGACATCGAGCGCTCTTACGAGTTAGGTGTTAGTTCATTTATTACCAAGCCTGTGACCTTTTCGGCGTTGGTTGATGTGATGAAAACCTTTGGGAAGTACTGGATCGAAATCGTTGCGATTCCTTACTACGACGAAGAGTAA